A single Pseudomonas sp. HN11 DNA region contains:
- a CDS encoding adenosylmethionine--8-amino-7-oxononanoate transaminase, with translation MGLNNQWMQRDLAVLWHPCTQMKDHLQLPLIPIKRGEGVWLEDFEGKRYLDAVSSWWVNVFGHANPRINQRIKDQVDQLEHVILAGFSHQPVIELSERLVRMTPEGLTRCFYADNGSSCIEVALKMSFHYWLNRGLPNKKRFVTLTNSYHGETIAAMSVGDVPLFTETYKALLLDTIKVPSPDCYLRPEGVSWEDHSRTMAQVMEQTLAEHHDTVAAVIIEPLIQGAGGMRMYHPVYLKLLREACDRYGVHLIHDEIAVGFGRTGSMFACEQAGIRPDFLCLSKALTGGYLPLAAVVTTDDVYDAFYDDYPTLRAFLHSHSYTGNPLACAAALATLDIFEEDNVIENNKALAQRMATATAHLGDHPHVSEVRQTGMVLAIEMVQDKATKTAYPWQERRGLKVFEHALERGALLRPLGSVVYFLPPYVITPEQIDFLAEVASEGIDIATNSSVSIAVPKDFHPGFRDPG, from the coding sequence ATGGGCTTGAACAACCAGTGGATGCAACGCGACCTTGCGGTGCTGTGGCATCCCTGCACCCAGATGAAAGACCACCTGCAACTGCCGCTGATCCCGATCAAGCGCGGCGAAGGCGTGTGGCTGGAAGACTTCGAAGGCAAGCGCTACCTCGATGCCGTCAGTTCCTGGTGGGTCAACGTGTTTGGGCACGCCAACCCGCGCATCAACCAGCGCATCAAAGACCAGGTCGACCAGCTGGAGCATGTGATCCTCGCCGGTTTCAGCCACCAACCAGTGATCGAGCTGTCCGAGCGCCTGGTGCGGATGACACCCGAAGGGCTGACCCGTTGCTTCTACGCCGACAATGGTTCGTCGTGCATCGAAGTCGCGCTGAAGATGAGCTTCCACTATTGGCTCAACCGTGGCCTACCGAACAAGAAGCGCTTCGTCACCCTGACCAACAGCTACCACGGCGAAACCATCGCCGCGATGTCGGTGGGCGACGTGCCGCTGTTCACCGAAACCTACAAAGCGCTGCTGCTCGACACTATCAAAGTGCCAAGCCCCGATTGCTACCTGCGCCCCGAAGGCGTGAGCTGGGAAGACCACTCGCGCACGATGGCCCAGGTGATGGAGCAGACCCTGGCCGAGCACCACGACACCGTCGCCGCGGTGATCATCGAACCGCTGATCCAGGGCGCCGGCGGCATGCGCATGTACCACCCGGTGTACCTCAAGCTGCTGCGCGAGGCCTGCGACCGCTATGGCGTACACCTGATCCACGATGAAATCGCTGTGGGCTTCGGCCGCACCGGCAGCATGTTCGCCTGTGAACAAGCCGGTATCCGCCCCGATTTCCTGTGCCTGTCCAAAGCCCTCACCGGCGGTTACCTGCCGCTGGCGGCCGTGGTCACCACTGATGACGTGTACGACGCGTTCTACGACGACTACCCGACCCTGCGCGCCTTCCTGCACTCCCACAGCTACACTGGCAACCCGCTGGCGTGCGCGGCGGCGTTGGCGACCCTGGATATTTTCGAAGAAGACAACGTCATCGAAAACAACAAAGCCCTGGCCCAGCGCATGGCTACCGCCACGGCACACTTGGGGGACCACCCTCACGTGTCGGAAGTGCGCCAGACCGGCATGGTGCTGGCCATCGAGATGGTCCAGGACAAAGCCACCAAGACCGCCTACCCCTGGCAGGAACGCCGTGGCCTGAAGGTGTTCGAGCACGCCCTGGAACGTGGTGCACTGTTGCGGCCTCTGGGCAGCGTGGTGTACTTCTTGCCGCCCTATGTGATTACGCCGGAGCAGATCGACTTCCTCGCCGAAGTGGCCAGCGAAGGCATCGATATCGCCACCAACAGCAGCGTCAGCATTGCCGTACCGAAAGATTTCCACCCAGGCTTCCGTGATCCGGGCTGA
- a CDS encoding 16S rRNA (uracil(1498)-N(3))-methyltransferase, with amino-acid sequence MRLSRFFTDTPLSIGDHELPEAQAHYISRVLRMGEGDAVQLFDGSGQEFLGSLLEVGKKRVTVQLTESFAGQTESPLHIHLGQGLSRGERMDWAIQKATELGVNTITPIFSERCEVRLKDERADKRLLHWRQVAISACEQCGRSTVPVIHPPLLLADWLKQTEADLKLVLHPVAEPMVSHATPSSLAFLIGPEGGLTDNEVETAQAAGYHAARLGPRVLRTETAPVVALAVAQQLWGDF; translated from the coding sequence ATGAGACTGTCCCGTTTTTTCACCGACACCCCGCTGAGCATTGGCGATCACGAACTGCCCGAAGCCCAGGCGCACTACATCAGCCGTGTGCTGCGCATGGGCGAAGGCGATGCCGTGCAATTGTTCGACGGCTCGGGCCAGGAGTTCCTGGGCAGCCTGCTGGAAGTCGGTAAAAAGCGCGTGACCGTGCAACTCACCGAAAGCTTCGCAGGCCAGACCGAGTCGCCGCTGCATATCCACCTCGGCCAGGGCCTGTCCCGTGGCGAGCGCATGGATTGGGCGATTCAGAAGGCGACCGAACTGGGCGTCAACACGATCACGCCAATTTTCAGCGAGCGCTGCGAAGTGCGCCTCAAGGATGAACGCGCCGACAAACGCCTGCTGCACTGGCGCCAGGTGGCGATCAGCGCCTGCGAACAATGCGGGCGCTCCACGGTGCCGGTGATTCACCCACCGCTGCTGCTGGCGGACTGGTTGAAGCAGACCGAGGCGGATTTGAAACTGGTGCTGCATCCGGTGGCGGAGCCGATGGTCAGTCACGCCACGCCTTCCAGCCTGGCTTTTCTGATTGGTCCTGAAGGCGGGCTGACCGACAACGAAGTCGAAACCGCACAAGCCGCGGGCTACCACGCTGCGCGCCTCGGTCCGCGTGTGTTGCGTACCGAGACTGCACCGGTGGTGGCGTTGGCAGTCGCCCAACAGTTGTGGGGCGACTTCTAG
- a CDS encoding transporter substrate-binding domain-containing protein → MKKILLTGCTLGLLLGAQAHANQAPLDGTLAKIASAKSITLGYRDASVPFSYVGDHSGKPMGYSVELANKIVERIQQKTGVATLNVKYNLVTSQTRIPLVQNGTVDLECGSTGVTVERQKQVAFSYGFIYVKGQLLTAKDSGIKGFADLAGKNVVTTAGTTNERFLKSYNAEHKANMFVISAKDHGEAFKMLETGRAAAFYMDDALLYGERAKAKDPHNWVVVGEEQSREIYSCMVRKDDPQFLAVVNETLGDLYRSGEINGIYQRWFEQPIPPKGLNLEFPMTSELKAIIAKPVSDPVE, encoded by the coding sequence ATGAAAAAAATCCTGTTGACCGGCTGCACCCTGGGCCTTTTGCTGGGCGCGCAGGCCCATGCGAACCAAGCGCCGCTGGACGGCACGCTGGCCAAGATCGCCAGCGCCAAGTCAATAACGTTGGGCTATCGCGATGCATCGGTGCCGTTTTCCTACGTGGGGGATCACAGTGGCAAGCCCATGGGCTATTCGGTGGAGCTGGCGAACAAGATCGTCGAGCGCATTCAGCAGAAAACCGGGGTGGCCACGCTCAATGTGAAATACAACCTGGTGACCTCGCAAACCCGCATCCCGCTGGTGCAGAACGGCACCGTTGACCTGGAATGCGGCTCCACCGGCGTGACCGTCGAGCGGCAGAAGCAGGTAGCGTTTTCCTACGGGTTTATCTACGTGAAGGGGCAATTGCTCACGGCCAAGGACAGCGGCATCAAAGGCTTTGCCGACCTGGCAGGCAAGAACGTGGTGACCACCGCCGGCACCACCAACGAGCGCTTCCTCAAGAGCTACAACGCCGAGCACAAGGCCAACATGTTCGTGATCAGCGCCAAGGACCACGGCGAAGCTTTCAAGATGCTGGAGACCGGCCGTGCGGCGGCGTTCTACATGGACGATGCGTTGCTCTACGGCGAACGCGCCAAAGCCAAGGATCCGCACAACTGGGTGGTGGTGGGCGAGGAGCAGTCGCGGGAGATCTACAGCTGCATGGTGCGCAAGGACGACCCGCAGTTTCTCGCGGTGGTCAACGAAACACTCGGCGACCTGTACCGCAGTGGCGAGATCAATGGGATTTACCAGCGCTGGTTCGAACAGCCGATTCCGCCCAAGGGCCTGAACCTGGAGTTCCCGATGACCAGCGAGCTAAAGGCGATCATTGCCAAGCCGGTCAGCGACCCGGTGGAGTAA
- a CDS encoding RidA family protein, producing MTITRISSNERLSGAAIFKDLVFLSGQVPGGGQDVATQTREVLAKIDALLAQAGSDKDHLLNATIYLKDIGEGFAPMNLEWSAWLSPGMAPTRTTLQAELARPSVLVEISVIAVRK from the coding sequence ATGACCATCACCCGAATCAGCAGCAACGAACGCCTGAGTGGCGCGGCCATTTTCAAGGACCTGGTGTTTCTCTCGGGTCAAGTGCCCGGCGGTGGCCAGGATGTGGCGACGCAAACCCGCGAAGTGCTGGCCAAGATCGATGCGCTGTTGGCCCAGGCAGGCAGCGACAAGGACCACCTGCTCAACGCGACGATTTACCTGAAAGACATCGGTGAAGGTTTTGCGCCGATGAACCTCGAGTGGTCGGCCTGGCTGTCGCCGGGCATGGCGCCGACGCGTACTACCCTGCAAGCAGAACTGGCGCGACCGAGTGTGCTGGTGGAAATCAGTGTGATCGCTGTACGTAAATAA
- a CDS encoding D-amino acid dehydrogenase, which yields MVCIIGGGVIGLASAYALVRAGHEVTVIDARETLGSETSFANGGQLSYRYVAPLADAGVPLQAIGWLLRGDSPLKLRPRLDPQQWRWMASFLGACRGSVNKRNAGHLLRLASLSQDTLQKWRDDDHLDGFDWRRNGKLVTFRSARSFEQARSKVTDILQQQVLSAADCARLEPALAGGDFVGGIYTPNEEVGDCHAFCQQLAARLEASGRCRFLLGRKVSGIRQTGGTVQAIELGDEVMPVEHLVLAAGYRSAELGVPLPLYPLKGYSLSVPIGTHHQAPNVSITDYDRKIVYARIGEQLRVAAMVDIVGFDASLEPKRLALMKHQALEIFPNAGDYAQAVEWAGMRPATPTGVPLIGAGHCRNLWLNLGHGALGFTLACGSGQLLAELISQRAPSIDMQGLAPRAA from the coding sequence ATGGTGTGCATCATCGGGGGGGGAGTGATTGGTCTGGCCAGCGCCTATGCGTTGGTGCGTGCAGGTCATGAGGTGACGGTGATCGATGCGCGCGAGACCCTGGGCAGCGAGACCAGCTTTGCCAACGGCGGGCAGTTGTCTTATCGCTACGTGGCGCCACTGGCCGATGCGGGCGTGCCGCTGCAAGCCATCGGCTGGTTGTTGCGCGGTGATTCGCCATTGAAGCTGCGCCCGCGTCTCGATCCCCAACAGTGGCGCTGGATGGCGTCGTTTCTTGGCGCCTGCCGTGGCTCGGTAAACAAACGCAATGCGGGGCACCTGCTGCGCCTGGCATCTCTAAGCCAAGACACCTTGCAGAAATGGCGCGATGACGATCACCTGGACGGCTTTGACTGGCGACGTAACGGCAAGCTGGTGACCTTTCGCAGCGCCCGTTCCTTTGAACAGGCGCGCAGCAAGGTCACCGATATCCTGCAACAACAAGTGCTCTCAGCCGCCGATTGTGCACGCCTCGAACCCGCACTGGCGGGCGGTGATTTTGTCGGCGGGATCTACACGCCTAATGAAGAGGTCGGTGATTGTCACGCCTTCTGCCAGCAGTTGGCGGCGCGGCTGGAAGCGTCGGGACGTTGCCGCTTTTTGCTGGGCCGAAAAGTCTCCGGTATTCGCCAGACAGGTGGCACAGTGCAAGCCATTGAGTTGGGTGATGAGGTCATGCCGGTCGAGCACCTGGTGCTGGCGGCCGGGTATCGCAGCGCCGAATTGGGTGTGCCGTTGCCGCTGTACCCACTCAAGGGCTACAGCCTCAGCGTGCCAATTGGCACGCATCATCAGGCGCCGAATGTGAGCATCACCGACTACGACCGTAAGATCGTCTACGCGCGCATCGGTGAACAGCTACGGGTAGCGGCCATGGTGGATATCGTTGGCTTCGACGCCAGCCTGGAGCCCAAACGCCTGGCATTGATGAAGCATCAGGCATTAGAGATATTTCCTAATGCTGGCGACTACGCCCAGGCGGTGGAATGGGCCGGCATGCGCCCGGCGACGCCGACCGGCGTACCGCTGATTGGCGCCGGTCACTGCCGCAACCTGTGGCTGAACCTTGGTCACGGAGCCCTCGGCTTTACCCTGGCCTGCGGTAGCGGCCAACTGCTGGCCGAGCTGATCAGCCAGCGTGCCCCTTCCATTGATATGCAGGGCCTTGCGCCCCGCGCTGCATGA
- a CDS encoding LysR family transcriptional regulator, translating to MRLRHIEIFQAIRQTGSVSAAAQLLHVSQPAVTKVLQHAELQLGFPLFLRVRGKLQPTPEALALENEVEKVTESLQGVRRLAKSLRRAPGHSVRIGAIPALALSLLPPAILEWKRNYPDMACELSSDHSRELVQKLLMREIDLALTLNFSGHPGLTTLVLANGVLVALASKGYWSDAELSQPLPLADLAGTALIGLSSADPLATKLDSYLESVDPPPRVTISVQTYSLARAMVESGAGLTVIDPFTALGASTATTCIRTLTPPLPITLYALTRANEPPPHMLANLLQIFGLRARELLERL from the coding sequence ATGCGCTTGCGTCATATCGAAATCTTCCAGGCCATCCGCCAGACCGGCTCCGTCAGCGCCGCCGCGCAATTGCTGCATGTGTCGCAACCGGCGGTGACCAAGGTGTTGCAGCACGCTGAATTGCAACTGGGCTTCCCCCTATTCTTGCGGGTGCGCGGCAAATTGCAGCCCACACCGGAAGCATTGGCGCTGGAAAACGAAGTGGAGAAGGTCACCGAAAGCCTGCAAGGCGTGCGACGCCTGGCCAAGAGTTTGCGCCGTGCACCAGGCCACAGTGTGCGTATTGGCGCAATCCCGGCGCTGGCCTTGTCACTGCTGCCGCCGGCGATTCTGGAGTGGAAGCGCAATTACCCGGACATGGCTTGCGAACTGTCCAGCGACCACAGCCGCGAGTTGGTGCAGAAGCTGCTGATGCGTGAGATTGACTTGGCGCTGACGCTCAACTTCTCCGGACATCCGGGCTTGACTACACTGGTGCTGGCCAACGGGGTGCTGGTGGCGCTGGCGTCCAAAGGCTATTGGTCTGACGCCGAACTAAGCCAACCATTACCCCTGGCAGATCTGGCAGGCACCGCGCTGATTGGTCTTTCCAGCGCCGACCCGTTGGCGACGAAACTCGACAGCTACCTGGAAAGCGTCGACCCACCGCCGCGGGTGACGATCTCGGTGCAAACCTATTCCCTGGCCCGCGCCATGGTGGAGTCCGGCGCCGGCCTTACGGTGATCGACCCCTTCACCGCCCTCGGTGCCTCGACCGCCACCACATGCATCCGCACTCTCACGCCGCCGTTGCCGATTACTCTGTACGCCCTCACCCGCGCCAATGAACCGCCGCCGCACATGTTGGCCAATCTGCTGCAGATCTTTGGCCTGCGCGCCCGTGAG